In the Dolichospermum flos-aquae CCAP 1403/13F genome, TTGCAAAATCAGCAATAAACCAAGCTTCCATTGTTTGTACCATTAAATGACAATTATCATCATCAACTTCTGTTGGTTTATCCCAATTATCTCTAAATTTTAAATGTTCCCAAGGAGATTTTTTATTTACAGGTGCTTCAGCATCAACTAATAATACATTAAAAGCATCAGGATGAGATTTTAAAGCATTTTTGAAATCACGGAAAGTATTATTCCGAGTACCACACATAATGATATTCCATTTAATGTTTTTGGTTGTTGCTTCCTTTACTAATTCTAAAAAAAACTTACTAAATCCCTTTCTAAGTGAAGATTTCTGATTTTTGGAATCTCCACCACCTTCTATATAAATTCTAATCTCTTTTACCATCTGTTTCCACCTATTTCACCCATCCGCCACAAATCACCTAAAGTATAATTTTCTAACCAGTCTTTGAGTTTATCTGGTTTAAGTCTCCTTAAATGAGTTCCTGTATTATCTCTTTCACAAACTACGACAGATTCAGGATATTCACTCAAAGCAGAAACCAAAGCATCAGAATGAGTCGTGACAATTAATTGAGTTCTCTGAGATGCTTCAATTAATAATTCGGCAATAGTTGGTAAAATATCTGGATGTAAACCTAATTCTGGTTCTTCAATACAAATTAGTGGTGGTGGAGTAGGATCTAAAAGTAACGCCATTAAACATAAATACCGCAATGTTCCATCAGATAAACGAGTTGCTGGAATTGGTTGAATTACACCTTCTTCCCGAATAAATATTTGTATTGAATTACCATATACTTGTCCATGTATATCTTCTGCTGATTCATAGAATTTTTTCAGGGTTTCAATAATTTTACTTCTACCTATCTGGTAGTTTAAATCATTTAAAACTAAACCTAAATTACTACCATCTTCTAATAAAGGATGTTGAGGTAAATCTGTAGGTTGAGGTTTACGCGGTTGAGAATTTCTGCCTATAGGTAAATCTCTATATATACTTATTTTATTGAAGCTATCACTCAGATAAGTAATCTCTGGATATTTACGTGCTGCTTTTAATTGGGATAATATAGATTGATCATATTTTAAATCATTCTTATTCCAAGTTTCTTGAGATATTTTCTCTATCCCCGATA is a window encoding:
- a CDS encoding AAA family ATPase, whose amino-acid sequence is MEGKRFIHKIKLQNFLSYGSEGEEIELQPLNVLIGANTSGKSNLIEAIGILRATPTDLPAAFRQGGGINEFLWKGNKDTLGAKIKVTVNYQSGLQTLKYKLEFSEMNQRFFLIDEYIHSDDFVHYSYNDKNLEPVFNVREKDLSGIEKISQETWNKNDLKYDQSILSQLKAARKYPEITYLSDSFNKISIYRDLPIGRNSQPRKPQPTDLPQHPLLEDGSNLGLVLNDLNYQIGRSKIIETLKKFYESAEDIHGQVYGNSIQIFIREEGVIQPIPATRLSDGTLRYLCLMALLLDPTPPPLICIEEPELGLHPDILPTIAELLIEASQRTQLIVTTHSDALVSALSEYPESVVVCERDNTGTHLRRLKPDKLKDWLENYTLGDLWRMGEIGGNRW
- a CDS encoding DUF4276 family protein — protein: MVKEIRIYIEGGGDSKNQKSSLRKGFSKFFLELVKEATTKNIKWNIIMCGTRNNTFRDFKNALKSHPDAFNVLLVDAEAPVNKKSPWEHLKFRDNWDKPTEVDDDNCHLMVQTMEAWFIADFATLKKFYGQGFKENAIPKNANVETIAKDNLEPTLKTATGRTTKGEYHKIKHASELLESLDVTQVRQASPYCDRLFTKIKDQIFTR